The nucleotide sequence ATCCCGGCACCGAGGATGCCCACCTTGCGGGTCACATACGGCGCAACACCTTGGGGACGTGACCCCCCCACATTGATTTCATTGAGCTGGAACCAGAAGGTGCCGATCATGTTCTTCGCGACCTGGCCGGTGGTCAGTTCGGTGAAGTAGCGGGTTTCGATCAGCTGCGCGGTGTCGAAACCCACCTGTGCGCCTTCCACCGCGGCACACAGGATTTTCTCCGGGGCCGGAAAACAGCCGTGGGTTTTCGCTCGCAGGATTGACGGTGCGATGGCGAGCATCTGTGCCACTTTAGGGTTCGACGGCGTGCCGCCAGGGATCTGATAGCCTTTGACATCCCAGGGTTGCTGGGCCGCTGGATTGGCCAGGATCCAGGCCCGGGACTTGGCCAGCAGCTCATCGCGATCCCCCGCCAATTCGTCGACCAAGCCCGCTTGCAAGGCCTTCTGCGCCGAGACTTTCTTACCTTCGAGCAAGTAGGGCAAGGCCTTCTCCAGGCCCAGCAGACGCACCATCCGCACCACTCCGCCGCCGCCCGGCAACAGGCCAAGAGTGACTTCCGGCAAGCCGATCTGGACGGATGCATGGTCCAGTGCCACCCGGTGCTGACACGCCAGGCATATTTCCCAACCTCCGCCCAGGGCCGCGCCATTGATCGCCGCCACCACCGGTTTGCCGAGAGTTTCCAGGCTGCGCAACTGCGCCTTCAGACCCAGAACCATGTCGTAGAAGGCCTTGGCGTGAGGTTTGTCGACGCTGATCAGTTCATTCAGGTCGCCACCGGCGAAGAAGGTCTTTTTCGCCGACGTGATGATAACCCCGGCAATCGAGTCGTTTTCCGCCTCCAGGCGGGCGATGGTGGCCGCCATCGCGTCGCGGTACACCGCGTTCATGGTGTTGGCGCTCTGGCCGGGCATGTCGAGGGTCAGCACCACAATCTGGTCCTGGTCTTTTTCGTAACGAATGGCGTCGTTCATGACAAATTCCTTAGGCTCAGAGGCGTTCGATAATCGTAGCGATGCCCATGCCACCGCCCACGCACAAGGTGGCCAGGCCGTAACGCTGGCGGCGGGCCTCCAGCTCGTCGAGCAGTGTGCCAAGGATCGCGCAACCCGTTGCCCCCAGGGGATGGCCAAGCGCTATCGAGCCACCGTTGACGTTGACCCTGGCAGCGTCGATGCCCATGTCCTTGATGAACTTGAGCACCACCGAGGCAAAGGCTTCGTTGACTTCGAACAAATCGATGTCCTCGACCCGCAAACCGGCCTTCGCCAGGGCTTTGCGGGTGGCGGGTGCCGGACCGGTGAGCATGATGGTCGGATCGGTGCTGGTCACCGCCGTGGCGACGATCCGCGCCCGTGGCTGCAGGCCCAGCTCTCGGCCCTTGGCCTCGGAGCCAATCAACATGAGTGCCGCACCATCGACAATCCCGGAACTGTTGCCCGGTGTATGGACATGGTGGATGCGCTCGACATGGCTGTAGACCCGTAACGCCGTCGCATCAAAGCCCATCTGGCCGATCATTTCGAAGCTGGGCTTGAGCTTGCCCAGGCCTTCGAGGGTGGAATCGCCACGAATGAACTCGTCTTGAGCCAGCAACACGATAGCGTTCTGATCCTGCACCGGGATCAGCGATTTATTGAAGGAACCGTCCGATCTTGCCCTCGCCGCTTTCTGCTGTGAGTGCAGGGCAAAGGCGTCAACATCCTCACGAGTGAAACCTTCGAGGGTGGCGATCAGGTCGGCGCCTATGCCTTGGGGCGTGAAGTGACTATGCATATTGGTTTGCGGGTCCAGCACCCAGGCGCCGCCGTCGCTGCCCATGGGAACACGAGACATGGACTCGACGCCACCGACCACCACCAGCTCTTCAAAACCGGAGCGTACTTTCATTGCCCCGAGATTGACCGCCTCCAGGCCCGAGGCGCAGAAGCGGTTGATTTGCACACCGGCGACGCTGACGTCCCAATTGGCCACCAACGCAGCTGTCTTGGCGATATCGGC is from Pseudomonas mucidolens and encodes:
- a CDS encoding acetyl-CoA C-acetyltransferase, whose translation is MTQALIFDAIRTPRGKGKADGALHSVKPVNLVAGLLNALQQRSGLDTRQVDDIVLGCVTPVGDQGADIAKTAALVANWDVSVAGVQINRFCASGLEAVNLGAMKVRSGFEELVVVGGVESMSRVPMGSDGGAWVLDPQTNMHSHFTPQGIGADLIATLEGFTREDVDAFALHSQQKAARARSDGSFNKSLIPVQDQNAIVLLAQDEFIRGDSTLEGLGKLKPSFEMIGQMGFDATALRVYSHVERIHHVHTPGNSSGIVDGAALMLIGSEAKGRELGLQPRARIVATAVTSTDPTIMLTGPAPATRKALAKAGLRVEDIDLFEVNEAFASVVLKFIKDMGIDAARVNVNGGSIALGHPLGATGCAILGTLLDELEARRQRYGLATLCVGGGMGIATIIERL